Proteins encoded within one genomic window of Desulfuromonadaceae bacterium:
- the rpmA gene encoding 50S ribosomal protein L27: protein MAHKKAAGSSRNGRDSAGQRLGVKRFGGQEVTAGSILVRQHGTTFHPGTNVGCGKDYTLFALVDGVVKFERKDKVRQKISVYPA from the coding sequence ATGGCTCATAAAAAAGCCGCGGGAAGTTCCCGTAACGGCCGCGATAGCGCCGGCCAACGCCTCGGAGTCAAACGCTTCGGAGGCCAGGAAGTGACTGCCGGTTCGATTCTGGTGCGTCAGCATGGTACGACTTTCCACCCCGGCACCAATGTCGGTTGCGGCAAGGACTACACACTGTTCGCGCTGGTCGATGGCGTGGTCAAGTTCGAACGTAAAGACAAGGTTCGTCAGAAAATCAGTGTCTACCCGGCCTGA